Proteins encoded in a region of the Uloborus diversus isolate 005 chromosome 1, Udiv.v.3.1, whole genome shotgun sequence genome:
- the LOC129225436 gene encoding tyrosine-protein kinase SRK3-like isoform X1 encodes MGNLCVKKNDYVQSMPQPSGRENAEMTNETTLSNESLIESPNGNIGQLHERQRFPSQQNQISFSPDGHRQINSLKIVVALYSYTARDQGDLSFRKGDRLGILDDSDTDWWHACHLINQQNGYIPRNYVAPEQTVESEDWFFGRVSRKEAEKMLMLPSNPRGAFLIRNCEQTAGNIKGAYSLSIKDWEHQKSDHVKHYKIKAMDNGGFYVTTRKTFVTLQELVAYYSEGANGLCHKLTIPCPKPKPHLWDLSPDTRDEWEISRSSIQLIRKLGNGNFGDVWYGKWKGTTEVAVKTLKPGTMAPSAFLQEAAIMKKFRHEKLVSLFAVCSKEEPIYIVTEYMLNGSLLDYLRNREGRNLRLHALIDMAAQIASGMAYLEREQLIHRDLAARNILVGDNNIVKVADFGLARIIEDSEYTARQGAKFPIKWTAPEAALLGRFSIKSDVWSYGILLYELITHGQVPYPGMHNREVIEQVERGYRMPKPTNCECPDSVYSMMLQCWDADPEKRPTFEFLFGFFDDYFVSTEPSYRNAEDF; translated from the exons ATGGGAAACCTCTGTGTCAAAAAGAATGATTACGTACAGAGTATGCCTCAACCAAGTGGCAGAGAGAATGCAGAAATGACAAATGAGACAACTTTGTCTAATGAGAGCTTGATTGAAAGTCCCAATGGCAATATTGGCCAACTTCATGAGAGGCAGCGTTTCCCTAGCCAACAGAACCAAATATCATTTTCACCAGATGGTCATAGACAAATTAATAGTT tgAAAATAGTTGTAGCTTTGTATTCATACACTGCCCGTGATCAGGGTGATTTAAGTTTCCGAAAAGGAGATAGACTTGGCATTCTTGATGACAG CGATACTGATTGGTGGCATGCCTGCCACTTAATAAATCAACAGAATGGTTACATACCTCGTAATTATGTTGCACCAGAACAAACAGTGGAAAGTGAGGA TTGGTTCTTTGGAAGGGTCTCAAGAAAAGAGGCAGAAAAAATGCTCATGTTACCTTCCAATCCTAGAGGGGCATTCCTCATTAGAAATTGTGAGCAAACGGCAGGTAACATAAAAG GGGCTTACTCATTGTCAATCAAAGATTGGGAACATCAGAAAAGTGATCAtgtaaaacattacaaaataaaagCTATGGATAATGGTGGTTTCTATGTAACAACACGAAAAACTTTTGTTACTCTCCAGGAATTAGTTGCTTATTACTCTG AAGGAGCTAATGGCTTGTGCCATAAACTGACAATCCCCTGTCCCAAGCCAAAACCACACCTCTGGGATCTCTCTCCTGATACAAGAGATGAATGGGAAATATCCAGATCTTCAATACAGCTCATTCGAAAACTAGGAAATGGCAATTTTGGTGATGTTTGGTATG GTAAATGGAAAGGAACAACAGAAGTAGCTGTAAAAACTTTAAAGCCTGGAACCATGGCTCCTTCAGCATTTTTGCAGGAAGCAGCCATAATGAAGAAATTTCGACATGAGAAATTAGTATCGTTGTTTGCTGTTTGTTCAAAAGAAGAGCCTATTTATATTGTTACTGAATATATGCTTAATGGAAGCTTATTAGATTACTTAAGGAACAGGGAAGGAAGAAATTTGAGGCTGCATGCGCTCATAGACATGGCAGCACAA attGCTAGTGGCATGGCTTATCTAGAAAGAGAGCAACTCATCCATAGAGATCTCGCTGCCAGAAATATTTTGGTTGGTGATAACAACATAGTTAAGGTAGCAGATTTTGGGCTTGCCAGGATCATAGAAGATTCTGAGTACACTGCTCGACAAG gtgctAAATTTCCAATCAAATGGACTGCTCCAGAAGCAGCCTTATTAGGAAGGTTTTCCATAAAGTCAGATGTGTGGTCATATGGAATATTACTTTATGAACTTATAACTCATGGCCAAGTTCCTTACCCAG GCATGCACAATCGAGAAGTTATTGAACAAGTTGAGCGCGGGTACAGGATGCCCAAGCCTACAAACTGTGAGTGTCCTGATTCAGTCTATTCTATGATGCTTCAATGTTGGGATGCAGATCCAGAAAAAAGGCCTACCTTCGAGTTCCTGTTTGGTTTCTTCGATGATTATTTTGTCTCCACAGAGCCAAGTTACCGCAATGCAGAAGATTTTTGA
- the LOC129225436 gene encoding tyrosine-protein kinase Src64B-like isoform X2: MGNLCVKKNDYVQSMPQPSGRENAEMTNETTLSNESLIESPNGNIGQLHERQRFPSQQNQISFSPDGHRQINSLKIVVALYSYTARDQGDLSFRKGDRLGILDDSDTDWWHACHLINQQNGYIPRNYVAPEQTVESEDWFFGRVSRKEAEKMLMLPSNPRGAFLIRNCEQTAGAYSLSIKDWEHQKSDHVKHYKIKAMDNGGFYVTTRKTFVTLQELVAYYSEGANGLCHKLTIPCPKPKPHLWDLSPDTRDEWEISRSSIQLIRKLGNGNFGDVWYGKWKGTTEVAVKTLKPGTMAPSAFLQEAAIMKKFRHEKLVSLFAVCSKEEPIYIVTEYMLNGSLLDYLRNREGRNLRLHALIDMAAQIASGMAYLEREQLIHRDLAARNILVGDNNIVKVADFGLARIIEDSEYTARQGAKFPIKWTAPEAALLGRFSIKSDVWSYGILLYELITHGQVPYPGMHNREVIEQVERGYRMPKPTNCECPDSVYSMMLQCWDADPEKRPTFEFLFGFFDDYFVSTEPSYRNAEDF, translated from the exons ATGGGAAACCTCTGTGTCAAAAAGAATGATTACGTACAGAGTATGCCTCAACCAAGTGGCAGAGAGAATGCAGAAATGACAAATGAGACAACTTTGTCTAATGAGAGCTTGATTGAAAGTCCCAATGGCAATATTGGCCAACTTCATGAGAGGCAGCGTTTCCCTAGCCAACAGAACCAAATATCATTTTCACCAGATGGTCATAGACAAATTAATAGTT tgAAAATAGTTGTAGCTTTGTATTCATACACTGCCCGTGATCAGGGTGATTTAAGTTTCCGAAAAGGAGATAGACTTGGCATTCTTGATGACAG CGATACTGATTGGTGGCATGCCTGCCACTTAATAAATCAACAGAATGGTTACATACCTCGTAATTATGTTGCACCAGAACAAACAGTGGAAAGTGAGGA TTGGTTCTTTGGAAGGGTCTCAAGAAAAGAGGCAGAAAAAATGCTCATGTTACCTTCCAATCCTAGAGGGGCATTCCTCATTAGAAATTGTGAGCAAACGGCAG GGGCTTACTCATTGTCAATCAAAGATTGGGAACATCAGAAAAGTGATCAtgtaaaacattacaaaataaaagCTATGGATAATGGTGGTTTCTATGTAACAACACGAAAAACTTTTGTTACTCTCCAGGAATTAGTTGCTTATTACTCTG AAGGAGCTAATGGCTTGTGCCATAAACTGACAATCCCCTGTCCCAAGCCAAAACCACACCTCTGGGATCTCTCTCCTGATACAAGAGATGAATGGGAAATATCCAGATCTTCAATACAGCTCATTCGAAAACTAGGAAATGGCAATTTTGGTGATGTTTGGTATG GTAAATGGAAAGGAACAACAGAAGTAGCTGTAAAAACTTTAAAGCCTGGAACCATGGCTCCTTCAGCATTTTTGCAGGAAGCAGCCATAATGAAGAAATTTCGACATGAGAAATTAGTATCGTTGTTTGCTGTTTGTTCAAAAGAAGAGCCTATTTATATTGTTACTGAATATATGCTTAATGGAAGCTTATTAGATTACTTAAGGAACAGGGAAGGAAGAAATTTGAGGCTGCATGCGCTCATAGACATGGCAGCACAA attGCTAGTGGCATGGCTTATCTAGAAAGAGAGCAACTCATCCATAGAGATCTCGCTGCCAGAAATATTTTGGTTGGTGATAACAACATAGTTAAGGTAGCAGATTTTGGGCTTGCCAGGATCATAGAAGATTCTGAGTACACTGCTCGACAAG gtgctAAATTTCCAATCAAATGGACTGCTCCAGAAGCAGCCTTATTAGGAAGGTTTTCCATAAAGTCAGATGTGTGGTCATATGGAATATTACTTTATGAACTTATAACTCATGGCCAAGTTCCTTACCCAG GCATGCACAATCGAGAAGTTATTGAACAAGTTGAGCGCGGGTACAGGATGCCCAAGCCTACAAACTGTGAGTGTCCTGATTCAGTCTATTCTATGATGCTTCAATGTTGGGATGCAGATCCAGAAAAAAGGCCTACCTTCGAGTTCCTGTTTGGTTTCTTCGATGATTATTTTGTCTCCACAGAGCCAAGTTACCGCAATGCAGAAGATTTTTGA